The nucleotide window CTCTCCTCCTCCCCCTCCTCCTCTGCTCCCTCCTCGACCTCCTCTTCATCGCCCTCCTCAAATTCCTCGTCCGCCGATCCCGCCCCTCCTACTCCAACCACTCCCAATACAGCGCCGTCGTTTCGGTCGACAACTTCTCCTTCCCCAGCGGCCACTCCTCCCGCGTCTGCTTCGTCGCCTCCGTCTTCTCCCTCTCCCGCTCCTCCCTCCTAGCGGATCTCAGCCGTCCACGTGTCGCCATCCTCGTTCGTCGCTGGTTTGCAGGAGACGACGCTCTTGCCGTTGATATGCTCCTCGCCGCCATTTGGGCCTGGGCCGTGATCACCGTGGTTTCGAGAGTCGCTCTCGGGAGGCATTACGTCATCGACGTCTTCTTCGGCGCTTGCTTCGGCGTTCTCGAAGCGATGGTCACCTTTCGCGTTCTCGAATACCGAGGGTTGATTTGAGGTAAGAGTAACAATCGAGAATTGGAGTTTTCGGTAGTGATAACCTTACCTATTGCTGAATGTGCGGATTTTTGTAATGCatattttcaattcattatcCAGTGGTGAATTGTAATGgttgatgattattttttatgagattTCTATTGAGATCAAGTAGATGATGatgtttacataaaaaaaaaaaaagagtagatGATGACGTTGAGTTTTAGTGATTATGGTTTGATGACTGTAACAGAATTATGGCCAAGAGTTTTAGTCTTCGAATGTGTCCCTGAAAGAATTTGCTAACTGAGAACATATTGGGAGAGTGAGTGCTTTAGTTTGACCTCTGCTAATGCTACATGGATTCcccaaaagttataaaattcttttaaatacGAGAATAAAAGACATACTGATTTCAGCTGCTTTGACAGTAATAAGTTTGATTTCTCGTTCAGTCATTTTGCACACATATGTTTGACTTCAAATGAAAGTAACATTAGGGTTGCTTTCAAAACTCAAGTTtgcaaaatgaaatttattcgAACTTACGATTGTAAACTTTAATCCAAATATGCACGTGCTTAGACCAAAAGCTGTAGATGCAGAGCACGCCATAAGTAGGAGATGAAATTGAAACAAttgaattttgtatatatactgAAGGGAAGTTAAACATTGGGTACTTAGGTTGAGTCTACTGTATTCTTAGATGGGTTGATTGATAATTCAGTTGGTTTAGACCTGCCCTTGTTGGAACCTAAAGCATGGTCCTGAGAGGATGTAACAGTGATTGCTTAATGATTTGGAGATTTTGTGAAGGATTTTCATATTATTCAACATAAACTTTATTTAGTCAAGgtccataaaaattaaattcatcaaGATCGGCAGAGAATGTTCATTATTTTGGTAACATCTATTTGAAAATTTACTTCAAGCACCACCACTGACCTCTGCTAAAAAGACCAAAGTCCACGGTGAAATGCTTTAGGATCAATTCCATCTTGATCCGCATCAACCTGCAGTAACTTGGGCTTGTTTCTGTGTTATTTGCTTGCTTTTGACATTGCAGGTTTTATACTAAGTACGGTTGTTTCGTGCATCTCATGAAATTTGATTACTGAAAAAATGCTAGTTGGTTGGCCAAGAAGATAGAATAGAGAAACTGCTGGTGATAGATTTTAAGCGTGAAATTAATTGGTAAgcagtataaaattgttttgaaaacagcttttaaaaccaaaaaatggaAATAGAATCAAACAGGTCCGTAATGGACAGTTTTTTTATGCTCTCTGTATGtgataaacaaataatatatttgaaataatatgaatataaaatgcttttttaatacatatatagttTGTTGTTAAATGCCATCACTGATTAACCCTTTCATAAACTTTTGTTCCCTGCTCAACTAAAAAACGTTTGTCTTTTCTTGTTGCATTAATCCAAATTCACTTGTCATTtgtcataattaaattttcaccATTTATAATCTAGAGAGTCTTAATTGTTAAGAGAAAATCAGAGTATCTTAAGAAAGAGTGAGAAACATTAACTGGGAGCAAGAATTAAAGTGAAGCATTATAGTGCATGCTATTGGTATGAAATAAAGAAGCGTACATCTTCCTCAAAAGAGTGAAAATTAGATGATAAGAAgtattatcaaatttatttttttaatttagggttggtaTTGTTTTCTTCATGATCACAACCTTTTAGTCTAGCATATATGATTCCTGGCAGATGTTAATGGTTGGGTAGGTTTCTGTTTGTTAAAGCACGAGGTTCTTGGAGAAGCTCGTTGATTAAATTCTCCTAGTGCACCTTttactttagttattttttttgtattagcTTGTTATAATAGTTGTCTGTGATATACTGTTAACATTGGCAAAGATGAATGTTACCTCTGCTTGTTCACCCTTCCCCCCCTTTTCACCGTCAGAGTTTGTCAGTAC belongs to Glycine soja cultivar W05 chromosome 5, ASM419377v2, whole genome shotgun sequence and includes:
- the LOC114412142 gene encoding probable lipid phosphate phosphatase beta produces the protein MGQGHEPPKSPAAAPPLLRRIHNLDNAISLYIHTLTRPIAPRPLLRFLELLADFRFFFPVSLSLYLAAPSSSPLLLPLLLCSLLDLLFIALLKFLVRRSRPSYSNHSQYSAVVSVDNFSFPSGHSSRVCFVASVFSLSRSSLLADLSRPRVAILVRRWFAGDDALAVDMLLAAIWAWAVITVVSRVALGRHYVIDVFFGACFGVLEAMVTFRVLEYRGLI